One segment of Solanum lycopersicum chromosome 1, SLM_r2.1 DNA contains the following:
- the LOC101260179 gene encoding probable E3 ubiquitin-protein ligase LUL4 produces the protein MGISWSKRHQNHHLHHPPPPPLLPPPSSSIAPPFPSLSPPPLPPPHPTYSVPTTSTTPHPSRNPYPLLTPPPPPNYPPPSNSNYHFSFSQSSYGTRPVLYQNQYPPYYHHPHSNNGWGGFRPPPPPPPPLPAVPYVDHQNAKKIKNDVNVHKDTIRVHVDEFNKDFHLVSFTFDALVDGSITIFYFAKEGPNCKFNPVYPEIKPVQIPFVKGLGQKFSQPSGTGIDLGFFDVNDLSKPLQGEEIFPLVISAESSLSSTPLDEKYVGQSLENSAHSQITEAVLVKNNEDHFQVKVIKQILWIEGVRYELREIYGINNSEETNVNDEESGKECVICMTEPKDTAVLPCRHMCLCGECAKELRHQSNKCPICRQPIEELLEIKVKEAAS, from the exons atgggaATTTCATGGAGTAAAAGACATCAAAATCATCACCTCCACCACCCTCCTCCACCGCCCCTTCTGCCGCCGCCGTCTTCTTCTATTGCTCCGCCCTTTCCTTCTCTATCTCCACCACCACTGCCACCTCCCCACCCAACCTACTCAGTTCCTACAACTTCTACAACACCTCATCCTTCCCGAAACCCTTATCCTTTACTAACCCCTCCTCCCCCGCCCAACTACCCGCCTCCTTCCAATTCAAACTACCATTTTAGTTTCAGTCAGTCCAGTTATGGTACTAGACCTGTACTCTATCAAAATCAGTATCCTCCttattatcatcatcctcaCAGTAATAACGGATGGGGTGGATTTCGGCCTCCGCCGCCTCCTCCACCGCCGTTGCCGGCGGTGCCGTATGTGGATCATCAAAATGCGAAGAAGATTAagaatgatgttaatgttcATAAGGATACTATCAGGGTTCATGTTGACGAATTCAATAAGGATTTTCATTTGGTTTCGTTTACTTTCGATGCGCTTGTTGATGGAAG TATCACCATTTTCTACTTTGCTAAGGAGGGACCCAACTGCAAATTCAATCCAGTATATCCTGAAATCAAGCCTGTTCAAATACCATTTGTAAAAGGACTGGGCCAAAAGTTTTCCCAGCCTTCTGGAACTGGAATTGACCTGGGATTTTTTGATGTCAATGACCTATCAAAGCCTCTCCAAGGAGAAGAAATTTTCCCCCTTGTTATATCAGCTGAGTCATCTCTGTCATCAACACCACTGGATGAGAAGTATGTTGGGCAGTCACTGGAAAACTCTGCCCATTCACAGATAACTGAAGCCGTGCTAGTCAAGAATAATGAGGATCATTTTCAAGTGAAAGTGATCAAGCAGATTTTGTGGATTGAAGGAGTTCGCTATGAGCTTAGAGAGATTTATGGGATCAACAATTCAGAGGAAACTAATGTCAATGATGAGGAGTCAGGAAAAGAATGTGTAATTTGCATGACTGAGCCGAAAGACACAGCAGTTTTGCCATGTAGACATATG TGTTTGTGTGGTGAGTGTGCCAAAGAACTGAGGCATCAATCAAATAAGTGCCCCATATGCCGCCAACCCATTGAGGAACTTCTGGAGATTAAGGTCAAAGAAG CGGCATCATAA
- the LOC101260479 gene encoding heavy metal-associated isoprenylated plant protein 32 translates to MNKQEMLKSQTCVLKVNIHCDGCKQKVKKKLQKIEGVYTVKIDSDQSKVTVTGNVDPATLIKKLVKSGKHAELWGGGQKGGSNFNMMNNQFMNMQMDNFKGGKDNKSQKGGGGGGNKEPPKGNAQQFLQMMQNLKGSKDNFKMPNIPNPKDQKSVKFNLPEDEFDDESDDFDDESDDYDDESDEEFGAPPPSKMMGGGSHGLNAMMMKGGPMGNNGGNGKKGGVEIPVQMKGMAGNHHGGGKNNNNGGGKQGKGGNQNQNVGKNGGKGNNNGSFGGAAVPQKGGGGGKMDGGLMMNSLQQGGPHGMMSMGQKSGGGPMTMGPMGHMSAAQGLPAGGPGGYPGMGQGGNNPYSQQQQQYMAQMMMNQQRPAGYDMYGAHPNMYGAHPMMYARQHPSVSYGPPPPMGAPVHDNFTHMFSDENTGSCSIM, encoded by the exons ATGAATAAACAAGAAATGCTCAAGTCTCAG aCTTGTGTACTTAAAGTGAACATACACTGTGATGGCTGTAAACAGAAGGTGAAAAAGAAATTGCAGAAGATTGAAG gTGTTTACACAGTGAAGATAGATTCAGACCAAAGCAAAGTAACAGTGACAGGAAATGTTGATCCAGCAACGCTGATAAAGAAGCTAGTGAAATCAGGGAAACATGCAGAGCTATGGGGAGGAGGACAAAAGGGAGGTTCTAATTTCAATATGATGAACAATCAGTTCATGAACATGCAAATGGACAACTTTAAAGGTGGAAAAGACAACAAATCTCaaaagggtggtggtggtggtggaaaTAAGGAGCCGCCAAAGGGGAATGCGCAACAGTTTCTTCAGATGATGCAGAATCTCAAAGGGTCGAAGGATAATTTCAAGATGCCTAATATTCCAAATCCCAAGGATCAAAAATCTGTGAAGTTCAATCTGCCTGAGGATGAATTTGATGATGAATCTGACGACTTCGATGATGAAtctgatgattatgatgatgaatCTGATGAAGAATTTGGTGCCCCTCCACCTTCTAAAATGATGGGGGGTGGATCTCATGGGCTTAATGCTATGATGATGAAAGGTGGGCCTATGGGTAATAATGGTGGAAATGGCAAGAAAGGTGGAGTTGAAATCCCAGTACAAATGAAGGGTATGGCTGGAAATCATCATGGTGGCggcaaaaacaataataatggAGGAGGAAAACAGGGGAAAGGAGGGAACCAGAATCAGAATGTTGGTAAAAATGGTGGTAAAGGTAACAATAATGGAAGTTTTGGTGGTGCAGCAGTACCTCAGAAAGGAGGAGGGGGAGGGAAGATGGATGGAGGTCTAATGATGAACAGTCTGCAACAAGGAGGGCCACATGGTATGATGAGTATGGGTCAAAAAAGTGGAGGAGGTCCAATGACCATGGGCCCAATGGGTCATATGTCGGCAGCTCAAGGACTACCCGCCGGTGGTCCTGGCGGTTACCCGGGGATGGGTCAAGGAGGCAACAACCCTTATagccaacaacaacaacagtatATGGCACAAATGATGATGAACCAACAGCGGCCTGCCGGATATGACATGTACGGAGCCCATCCAAACATGTACGGTGCCCATCCGATGATGTACGCCCGGCAACATCCATCCGTGAGTTACGGGCCACCGCCACCTATGGGTGCTCCGGTGCATGATAATTTTACTCATATGTTCAGCGATGAGAATACAGGCAGCTGTAGTATTATgtaa
- the LOC101262571 gene encoding gamma conglutin 1-like: MASSILNFLLTFLAVSNLVYLSQSQVTRAPFKPDGLALQVFKDSATGLHITNITKGTPQQSIPLLIDLNGNFLWLNCEKNYLSSTYLAPFCQSTQCSRFGSHSCNKCFSTTPRPGCHNNTCAVTTTNPLTSQTATSEVAQDSLSIQSITQSGSNYGPLVTIRHFLFACSPSSLSQDPFPNNVQGVAGLAHGSVSLPIQFASHFGFHRQFSLCLPSSSQKNGAIFFGTSGLNGTQTGNLTYTPIIIGSQGEYFIPVRSIRVNNKPVPLNRSSLISTRTRNFGGAMISTTAPYTALEHNIFTTFTQFFANQSSGISQVNPISPFGLCFNSNVSSITNVPNIDFVMQNKNVTWTIVGTNSVVEARPGVSCLAFVDGGQNPKAPIVIGVHQLEDNFVEFDLVRSRLGVSSSLLSRNTSCSNFNFTSKSSFD; encoded by the coding sequence ATGGCATCATCAATCCTCAACTTTCTTCTTACATTCTTAGCAGTCTCAAATCTTGTATACCTATCACAATCACAAGTTACTAGAGCTCCCTTCAAACCTGACGGCCTTGCTTTGCAAGTCTTTAAGGATTCTGCCACTGGTCTTCACATAACCAACATCACAAAAGGAACTCCCCAGCAATCCATCCCATTGCTGATTGATTTGAATGGCAACTTCTTATGGTTAAATTGCGAAAAAAATTACCTCTCATCAACCTATTTAGCCCCCTTTTGTCAGTCAACTCAATGTTCTCGCTTTGGTTCTCATTCGTGCAACAAATGCTTTTCCACTACTCCTAGGCCTGGTTGCCATAACAACACTTGTGCTGTTACAACAACAAATCCTTTAACTAGCCAAACTGCAACCAGTGAAGTTGCTCAGGATTCTCTCTCCATTCAATCCATTACTCAATCTGGTTCAAACTATGGTCCTTTAGTTACTATTCGCCACTTCCTTTTTGCTTGTTCACCTTCATCTTTGTCACAAGATCCTTTTCCTAATAATGTCCAAGGAGTAGCTGGATTAGCTCACGGTTCAGTCTCTCTCCCAATTCAATTTGCCTCTCATTTTGGATTCCATCGTCAATTCTCCTTGTGCTTGCCCTCTTCCTCACAAAAAAATGGTGCAATCTTTTTCGGGACTAGTGGATTGAATGGTACACAGACAGGTAACTTAACCTACACCCCAATAATCATCGGTTCACAAGGTGAATATTTCATCCCAGTCAGGTCAATTCGCGTAAACAACAAGCCTGTCCCATTGAACCGTTCATCTTTAATCTCAACAAGGACTAGAAACTTTGGTGGCGCGATGATTAGTACTACAGCACCTTACACAGCTCTTGAACAcaacattttcacaactttcACTCAGTTTTTCGCTAACCAATCCTCTGGGATATCTCAAGTGAATCCTATATCACCATTCGGATTATGTTTCAATTCCAACGTCTCTTCGATCACAAATGTTCCGAACATTGATTTTGTGATGCAGAACAAAAATGTTACATGGACTATTGTTGGAACAAATTCAGTAGTTGAAGCACGACCAGGTGTGTCATGCTTGGCGTTTGTTGATGGAGGACAAAATCCAAAGGCTCCAATTGTGATAGGGGTGCATCAATTGGAAGATAATTTTGTTGAGTTTGATTTGGTCAGGTCGAGATTGGGAGTAAGCTCTTCGTTGCTGTCACGTAATACTAGTTGTTCTAATTTCAATTTCACATCCAAATCGTCTTTCGATTGA
- the LOC101260768 gene encoding signal peptidase complex subunit 3B — protein MHSFGYRANALLTLAVTILAFMCGIASFSDNFNTPIPTTEVQVLNINWFQKKPDGDDEVSLTLNISADLQSLFTWNTKQVFVFLAAEYETPKNALNQISLWDGIIPTKEHAKFLIHTTNKYRFVDQGSNLRGKAFNLTLHWHVMPKTGKMSANKLVMTGYRLPETYR, from the exons ATGCATTCATTTGGGTATAGAGCTAATGCTTTGTTAACATTGGCAGTCACCATCCTTGCGTTTATGTGTGGAATAGCTTCTTTCTCCGACAATTTCAATACTCCGATTCCAACAACTGAAGTTCAA GTGTTGAATATCAATTGGTTCCAGAAGAAACCTGATGGGGACGATGAG GTCAGTTTGACCTTGAACATATCGGCAGATTTACAGTCATTGTTCACGTGGAATACGAAGCAG GTGTTCGTATTTTTGGCAGCTGAGTATGAAACTCCAAAGAACGCTTTGAATCAG ATATCTTTGTGGGATGGTATTATTCCCACCAAGGAACATGCAAAATTTTTGATTCACACCACAAACAAGTATCGGTTTGTTGATCAG GGAAGCAACCTCCGTGGTAAAGCTTTTAACCTAACATTGCATTGGCACGTTATGCCAAAGACAGGGAAAATGTCTGCGAACAAACTTGTGATGACTGGTTACCGCTTGCCAGAGACATACAGATGA
- the LOC101262870 gene encoding increased DNA methylation 2 isoform X1 yields the protein MDNNFTGLVPTDDQFFLLYFIIGTFFGPDIPVEYPKRSVLQRKGLGLPPYSSNQLAGSCLRTIEVERVYYHALRKADRSVVLAQPWLHQYFHGKLPTLYRKQPAAYPRFCDLFPPNLHPHLCCHVYNVIANIVFIHDPDTSYIEPDSVKRFKKLTGLEHLVMDKDCTKSQADVDYEALTNIRNKEISNPGDILQYASLAASSLPYKEIPSSTEPFKDLRLDNEQFDYMSFTSLLKDASDEPFNGVPPDSNGQSDTRPFSGLLNDGSCSNMPPHRNRQFDTTLCRSLLRNDAVSQFTDAPPDSSKKSDDTPFSSLFKDVSPLAEESMGPSSKHTNSDDSELSIVFLPSCPSMEELSNIVGATKSGFAVAGSAAKGKIGPVLGLLDVGESEDAYLFRVSLPGVQRDERLICSKSMVNSGEFTCEVEIDGKVLIKGMTTGDRTVHKYSQVFEMQTQNLCPTGNFTISFKLPGPVDPQAFSGIFGTDGILEGIVLKAETYSQ from the exons ATGGACAACAACTTCACTGGATTGGTTCCAACGGATGATCAGTTTTTCCTCCTTTACTTCATCATTGGAACCTTCTTTGGACCAGATATCCCCGTAGAATATCCCAAAAGGTCAGTTTTGCAAAGAAAGGGTCTAGGCTTACCTCCATACAGTTCCAATCAATTAGCTGGTTCATGCCTAAGAACCATAGAAGTAGAAAGGGTTTACTATCATGCATTGAGAAAGGCAGATCGGTCTGTTGTCCTGGCACAACCGTGGCTGCACCAGTACTTTCATGGGAAGCTTCCTACTCTTTACCGTAAACAACCAGCAGCTTATCCTCGGTTCTGTGATCTGTTTCCTCCCAACCTGCATCCCCATTTATGCTGTCATGTGTATAATGTTATTGCAAACATTGTGTTCATCCATGACCCTGATACCAGTTATATCGAACCAGATAGTGTTAAGAGGTTCAAGAAGCTCACTGGTCTAGAACATCTGGTCATGGACAAAGATTGCACAAAATCACAAGCCGATGTTGATTACGAAGCTCTAACTAATATTCGAAACAAGGAGATATCCAATCCTGGTGATATCCTCCAATATGCATCATTAGCTGCTAGTAGCCTACCATATAAGGAGATACCTTCAAGTACTGAGCCATTTAAGGATTTACGACTTGACAATGAACAATTTGACTATATGTCTTTTACTAGTCTTTTGAAGGATGCTTCTGATGAACCATTTAATGGTGTGCCACCTGATAGCAATGGACAATCTGACACTAGACCTTTTAGTGGTCTCTTGAATGATGGCTCATGTAGTAATATGCCACCTCATCGCAATCGACAATTTGACACTACACTTTGTAGAAGTCTCTTGAGGAATGATGCTGTCAGCCAGTTTACTGATGCGCCACCAGATAGCTCTAAAAAATCTGATGATACTCCTTTTAGTAGCCTCTTTAAGGATGTCAGTCCACTGGCGGAAGAGTCTATGGGTCCATCATCAAAGCACACCAACTCTGACGACTCAGAGCTTAGCATTGTCTTCCTTCCTTCTTGCCCTTCTATGGAGGAGCTAAGTAACATTGTTGGTGCTACTAAAAGTGGATTTGCAGTGGCTGGGAGTGCAGCGAAGGGTAAGATAGGACCAGTTCTCGGGCTCTTGGATGTAGGAGAAAGTGAGGATGCTTACTTGTTCCGTGTATCACTCCCTGGAGTACAGAGAGATGAAA GACTAATTTGTTCAAAATCTATGGTTAACTCAGGAGAATTTACTTGTGAAGTGGAGATTGATGGTAAAGTATTGATTAAGGGAATGACAACTGGTGATAGGACAGTCCACAAGTACTCTCAAGTATTCGAGATGCAAACTCAGAACCTATGTCCAACAGGAAATTTCACCATCTCTTTCAAGCTGCCAGGCCCAGTTGACCCTCAAGCATTTTCTGGTATTTTTGGCACTGATGGAATTCTCGAGGGAATCGTATTGAAAGCAGAAACATATTCTCAATAG
- the LOC101262870 gene encoding increased DNA methylation 2 isoform X2, translated as MDNNFTGLVPTDDQFFLLYFIIGTFFGPDIPVEYPKRSVLQRKGLGLPPYSSNQLAGSCLRTIEVERVYYHALRKADRSVVLAQPWLHQYFHGKLPTLYRKQPAAYPRFCDLFPPNLHPHLCCHVYNVIANIVFIHDPDTSYIEPDSVKRFKKLTGLEHLVMDKDCTKSQADVDYEALTNIRNKEISNPGDILQYASLAASSLPYKEIPSSTEPFKDLRLDNEQFDYMSFTSLLKDASDEPFNGVPPDSNGQSDTRPFSGLLNDGSCSNMPPHRNRQFDTTLCRSLLRNDAVSQFTDAPPDSSKKSDDTPFSSLFKDVSPLAEESMGPSSKHTNSDDSELSIVFLPSCPSMEELSNIVGATKSGFAVAGSAAKGKIGPVLGLLDVGESEDAYLFRVSLPGVQRDEREFTCEVEIDGKVLIKGMTTGDRTVHKYSQVFEMQTQNLCPTGNFTISFKLPGPVDPQAFSGIFGTDGILEGIVLKAETYSQ; from the exons ATGGACAACAACTTCACTGGATTGGTTCCAACGGATGATCAGTTTTTCCTCCTTTACTTCATCATTGGAACCTTCTTTGGACCAGATATCCCCGTAGAATATCCCAAAAGGTCAGTTTTGCAAAGAAAGGGTCTAGGCTTACCTCCATACAGTTCCAATCAATTAGCTGGTTCATGCCTAAGAACCATAGAAGTAGAAAGGGTTTACTATCATGCATTGAGAAAGGCAGATCGGTCTGTTGTCCTGGCACAACCGTGGCTGCACCAGTACTTTCATGGGAAGCTTCCTACTCTTTACCGTAAACAACCAGCAGCTTATCCTCGGTTCTGTGATCTGTTTCCTCCCAACCTGCATCCCCATTTATGCTGTCATGTGTATAATGTTATTGCAAACATTGTGTTCATCCATGACCCTGATACCAGTTATATCGAACCAGATAGTGTTAAGAGGTTCAAGAAGCTCACTGGTCTAGAACATCTGGTCATGGACAAAGATTGCACAAAATCACAAGCCGATGTTGATTACGAAGCTCTAACTAATATTCGAAACAAGGAGATATCCAATCCTGGTGATATCCTCCAATATGCATCATTAGCTGCTAGTAGCCTACCATATAAGGAGATACCTTCAAGTACTGAGCCATTTAAGGATTTACGACTTGACAATGAACAATTTGACTATATGTCTTTTACTAGTCTTTTGAAGGATGCTTCTGATGAACCATTTAATGGTGTGCCACCTGATAGCAATGGACAATCTGACACTAGACCTTTTAGTGGTCTCTTGAATGATGGCTCATGTAGTAATATGCCACCTCATCGCAATCGACAATTTGACACTACACTTTGTAGAAGTCTCTTGAGGAATGATGCTGTCAGCCAGTTTACTGATGCGCCACCAGATAGCTCTAAAAAATCTGATGATACTCCTTTTAGTAGCCTCTTTAAGGATGTCAGTCCACTGGCGGAAGAGTCTATGGGTCCATCATCAAAGCACACCAACTCTGACGACTCAGAGCTTAGCATTGTCTTCCTTCCTTCTTGCCCTTCTATGGAGGAGCTAAGTAACATTGTTGGTGCTACTAAAAGTGGATTTGCAGTGGCTGGGAGTGCAGCGAAGGGTAAGATAGGACCAGTTCTCGGGCTCTTGGATGTAGGAGAAAGTGAGGATGCTTACTTGTTCCGTGTATCACTCCCTGGAGTACAGAGAGATGAAA GAGAATTTACTTGTGAAGTGGAGATTGATGGTAAAGTATTGATTAAGGGAATGACAACTGGTGATAGGACAGTCCACAAGTACTCTCAAGTATTCGAGATGCAAACTCAGAACCTATGTCCAACAGGAAATTTCACCATCTCTTTCAAGCTGCCAGGCCCAGTTGACCCTCAAGCATTTTCTGGTATTTTTGGCACTGATGGAATTCTCGAGGGAATCGTATTGAAAGCAGAAACATATTCTCAATAG
- the LOC101261070 gene encoding cation/calcium exchanger 5, which yields MAFNFSCFNTTVISLILIITVLFFFIVLPLPQYSSNPIHKSPLIPHRFLLNATILEEKSDHFVCSTSNFTDSNGIFNYFSLHYCLFQENPFLSIPFFALCVFLQFYILIKTAQDYFSVVVTKLSTHLRLSPSMGAVTLLALGNGAPDVFASVAAVRGGQARTGFGAILSAGTFVSAFVVGFVAIYAAPFAVDPAPFVRDVMFYLTAALFLFYVYLSAEIFLWQAIGFVAFYIFFVGFVFWMDLGMGGAKEKGGKFGGEVGLVRSDEVHIGIVEFDSEKGKVMGTLEDGNRHTTGSSHLFGKVSLIWKLPVSMLLRLTIPQTAPSEWNRFCLSSNIALCPLLLLFSCKSFVPLNHPISFLLSDTHLPLWFIVLCATCSLAVVHFIVEKEAPKTEQMPAVVIAFVMSVFWISTVAGELLNCLAVLGELLKLPAAFLGLTVLAWGNSVGDLVADVAVAKAGQPAMAMAGCFAGPMFNMLFGLGTALVMQTANVYPEAYELHLHVSIVVAFVFLLLSLMGSLLLVTWNRFRVPRFWGFCLVGLYVVFMIISLIIATFSA from the exons ATGGCCTTCAATTTCTCATGCTTCAACACCACTGTAATCTCACTGATTCTCATCATCACtgtcctcttcttcttcatcgtCCTCCCGCTTCCCcaatattcatcaaatccaaTTCACAAATCTCCACTAATTCCCCACAGGTTTCTTTTGAATGCCACCATTCTTGAAGAAAAATCCGACCATTTTGTGTGTTCGACCAGCAATTTCACTGACTCCAATGGAATCTTTAACTACTTTTCCTTGCACTATTGTCTCTTCCAAGAAAACCCATTTCTTTCCATCCCATTTTTCGCCCTCTGTGTATTTCTACAGTTCTACATCCTTATCAAGACTGCCCAAGATTACTTTTCTGTTGTGGTTACTAAGCTTTCTACGCATCTTAGGTTGTCGCCTTCTATGGGTGCAGTGACCCTTTTGGCTTTAGGTAATGGTGCGCCTGATGTTTTTGCATCTGTGGCTGCAGTTAGGGGAGGTCAAGCCAGAACTGGGTTTGGGGCGATTCTTTCAGCAGGGACTTTTGTCTCTGCTTTTGTGGTTGGGTTCGTGGCGATTTACGCGGCACCTTTTGCTGTTGATCCTGCTCCATTTGTGAGGGATGTGATGTTTTATTTGACTGCCgctttgtttcttttttatgtcTACTTAAGTGCTGAGATTTTCCTCTGGCAAGCTATTGGGTTTGTTGCGTTTTATATCTTCTTTGTTGGATTTGTATTTTGGATGGACTTGGGGATGGGTGGTGCCAAAGAGAAGGGGGGTAAGTTTGGAGGTGAGGTGGGTTTGGTTAGAAGTGATGAAGTTCATATAGGGATTGTTGAGTTCGATTCTGAAAAAGGCAAAGTTATGGGTACTCTAGAAGATGGAAATAGGCATACTACGGGTTCATCACACCTTTTTGGAAAG GTCTCTCTAATCTGGAAACTTCCTGTCTCGATGCTCCTTAGGCTCACCATACCACAGACTGCACCTTCTGAATGGAATAGATTCTGTTTATCTTCCAACATTGCTCTCTGCCCCCTCCTCCTTCTGTTTTCCTGCAAATCTTTTGTGCCATTAAATCATCCAATCTCTTTCCTTCTCTCAGACACCCATTTGCCTCTTTGGTTCATTGTACTTTGTGCTACGTGTTCTTTGGCTGTTGTACATTTCATTGTTGAAAAGGAGGCCCCTAAAACTGAGCAAATGCCTGCAGTTGTTATAGCATTTGTTATGAGTGTATTTTGGATCTCCACAGTTGCTGGGGAACTTCTCAACTGTCTTGCCGTTCTTGGAGAGCTCCTGAAACTGCCTGCTGCCTTTCTTGGTTTAACGGTGCTTGCATGGGGAAACTCAGTAGGTGATCTTGTTGCAGACGTGGCTGTAGCAAAGGCTGGCCAACCGGCCATGGCCATGGCTGGATGTTTTGCTGGGCCAATGTTTAACATGCTTTTTGGGCTTGGAACTGCTTTGGTTATGCAGACAGCAAATGTATATCCAGAAGCTTATGAGCTTCATCTCCACGTGAGTATCGTGGTTGCTTTTGTTTTCTTGCTATTGAGCTTGATGGGATCTTTGCTTTTAGTTACTTGGAATAGGTTCCGGGTGCCAAGATTCTGGGGATTTTGCCTAGTAGGACTCTATGTTGTATTCATGATAATAAGCCTGATCATTGCCACGTTCTCTGCCTGA
- the LOC101261366 gene encoding alpha-crystallin domain-containing protein 22.3, with translation MESPWRASQTSLPNYGDNNGSAPLHSEPLNVAPISCVPYTGPPLPYGYHSSVSSDINTGSVPVEANSKHMSSQQHAGGQPAMIFYTACPAREEWDNLINCANGGVALTGSALLGKVGPLVGSVDIAESEDDYVFRVSLPGVTRDERVFRCDVGPNGVIVIKGVSETGENMVRRDNMVFKMQTQNLCPPGEFSVSFQLPGPIDHQNLNCVFGSDGIFEGVVKKRTGPLRGI, from the exons ATGGAATCTCCTTGGAG AGCTTCTCAGACTTCTTTGCCGAATTATGGTGACAATAATGGTTCAGCTCCGCTGCATTCTGAACCACTTAATGTGGCCCCCATAAGTTGTGTTCCATATACAGGCCCTCCTCTTCCATACGGTTATCATTCTTCAGTGTCATCAGACATTAATACTGGTTCAGTCCCAGTTGAAGCTAATTCCAAGCATATGAGCTCTCAGCAGCATGCTGGGGGTCAGCCTGCAATGATTTTTTATACTGCTTGTCCAGCCAGAGAGGAGTGGGATAACCTCATAAATTGTGCTAATGGTGGGGTTGCACTGACTGGATCTGCTTTATTGGGAAAGGTTGGGCCACTTGTTGGATCAGTTGATATTGCTGAATCCGAGGATGACTATGTATTTCGTGTTTCACTCCCCGGCGTCACAAGGGATGAAA GAGTGTTTCGCTGTGATGTTGGACCTAATGGGGTGATCGTCATAAAAGGAGTGAGCGAGACCGGAGAAAACATGGTTCGCAGGGACAACATGGTTTTTAAGATGCAAACTCAAAACCTATGCCCACCGGGAGAATTTTCTGTTTCATTCCAGCTACCAGGTCCAATTGATCATCAAAACTTGAATTGTGTTTTTGGATCTGACGGGATTTTTGAAGGAGTTGTGAAAAAAAGAACAGGTCCC